One part of the Streptomyces sp. NBC_00286 genome encodes these proteins:
- a CDS encoding sigma-70 family RNA polymerase sigma factor has protein sequence MSAPDMAATHRSATGMVAELSPLLAAEVSAEAHASGAEPGDLEQAVWLRLLERLDADGPPADAADWLRVAVRTEARRTRHTASIEQPYATEPADDSGPGPEQLALTAARRRALHSAVRRLPGRCPRLMAALLSPHDLTYREIAGELGISQGSLGPERSRCLGCLRRMLTGEVAPW, from the coding sequence ATGTCTGCCCCAGATATGGCGGCCACGCATAGGTCCGCCACGGGCATGGTCGCCGAGCTGAGCCCACTGCTCGCCGCCGAGGTGTCCGCGGAGGCCCATGCCTCCGGAGCTGAGCCTGGTGACCTCGAACAGGCCGTCTGGCTGCGGCTCCTGGAGCGTCTCGACGCGGACGGCCCGCCCGCCGACGCCGCAGACTGGCTGCGCGTCGCTGTCCGCACCGAGGCCCGCCGCACCCGGCACACCGCGAGCATCGAGCAGCCGTACGCCACTGAGCCTGCCGACGACAGTGGGCCGGGCCCGGAGCAACTCGCACTCACCGCGGCCCGGCGTCGCGCCCTGCACTCCGCCGTACGCCGGCTCCCCGGTCGCTGCCCGCGCCTGATGGCCGCGCTGTTGTCCCCGCATGACCTGACATACCGGGAGATCGCGGGGGAGTTGGGTATCTCACAGGGCAGTCTTGGTCCGGAACGTTCCAGATGTCTGGGATGTCTTCGTCGAATGCTCACGGGGGAGGTTGCGCCCTGGTGA
- a CDS encoding GNAT family N-acetyltransferase: MTNTFPDVSLSTERLVLRPLEDDDVPALTEMMNDELVVAWTPVPQPFTEDSARTWVAEEAPVERTAGRGLDLAVTEFLTQRLVGVIQLSKANWHVRATEMSYIIAPWARGEGYASEAALATAQWLLRDQKFERLELRTAADNTASQQVAQKIGCISEGVLRGACIARTRTEDGGWADLRTDYIVWSLLPEDLDGVGEQSDDSGGFTYSDWN, encoded by the coding sequence ATGACGAACACCTTCCCCGACGTCTCCCTCAGCACGGAGCGGTTGGTGCTGCGCCCTCTTGAGGACGACGATGTTCCCGCCCTCACGGAGATGATGAACGACGAGCTGGTCGTCGCCTGGACTCCGGTACCCCAGCCCTTCACCGAGGACTCGGCCCGTACCTGGGTCGCCGAAGAGGCGCCCGTCGAGCGCACCGCCGGCCGAGGCCTCGATCTCGCCGTCACCGAGTTCCTCACCCAGCGTCTGGTCGGCGTCATCCAGCTGAGCAAGGCCAACTGGCACGTACGCGCCACGGAGATGTCGTACATCATCGCGCCCTGGGCCCGCGGCGAGGGCTACGCCTCCGAAGCCGCGCTCGCCACCGCCCAGTGGCTGCTGCGCGACCAGAAGTTCGAGCGCCTGGAGCTGCGTACGGCGGCCGACAACACCGCCTCCCAGCAGGTCGCCCAGAAGATCGGCTGTATCAGCGAGGGCGTCCTGCGCGGCGCCTGTATAGCCAGGACCCGCACGGAGGACGGCGGCTGGGCCGACCTTCGTACGGACTACATCGTGTGGAGCCTCCTCCCCGAAGACCTCGACGGGGTCGGCGAGCAGTCCGACGACTCCGGCGGTTTCACGTACTCCGACTGGAACTGA
- a CDS encoding lysophospholipid acyltransferase family protein translates to MTPEGPLSRFAFIKAVLGPIMRLMFRARVEGAEHIPGSGPVILAGNHLTFIDSIVLPLVCDRQVFFIGKDEYVTGKGLKGRLMAWFFTGVGMIPVDRDGANGGVAALMTGRRVLEEGRIFGIYPEGTRSPDGRLYRGRTGIARLTLMTGAPVVPFAMIGTDKLQPGGAGIPRPGRVTVRFGEAMEFSRYEGMDRDRYVLRAVTDSVMAEVMRLSGQEYVDMYATKAKAA, encoded by the coding sequence TTGACACCGGAGGGCCCGTTGTCCCGCTTCGCGTTCATCAAGGCAGTGCTCGGACCGATCATGCGCCTGATGTTCCGGGCACGAGTGGAAGGCGCGGAGCACATCCCCGGCTCCGGGCCGGTCATCCTGGCCGGCAACCATCTGACGTTCATCGATTCGATCGTGCTGCCGCTGGTCTGTGACCGGCAGGTCTTCTTCATCGGCAAGGACGAGTACGTCACCGGGAAGGGGCTGAAGGGCCGCCTCATGGCCTGGTTCTTCACCGGCGTCGGCATGATCCCGGTGGACCGGGACGGTGCGAACGGCGGGGTCGCGGCGCTGATGACCGGCCGGCGGGTCCTGGAGGAGGGCCGAATCTTCGGCATCTACCCGGAGGGCACGCGCTCCCCCGACGGGCGTCTGTACCGGGGTCGTACGGGGATCGCGCGGCTGACGCTGATGACCGGGGCGCCGGTCGTTCCGTTCGCGATGATCGGCACGGACAAATTGCAGCCGGGCGGGGCGGGGATTCCGCGGCCTGGCCGCGTCACTGTTCGCTTCGGGGAAGCGATGGAATTCTCGCGGTACGAGGGGATGGATCGGGATCGGTACGTGTTGCGTGCCGTCACCGATTCGGTGATGGCTGAGGTCATGCGGTTGTCGGGGCAGGAGTACGTCGATATGTACGCCACCAAAGCCAAGGCGGCGTAG
- a CDS encoding glycerophosphodiester phosphodiesterase has product MGTQGSEEQGRGTRRRALLGAAVLGAGGAAVGLPGTAAAAERHGGGYKSLPVPTIIGHRGASGYRPEHTLGAYQLALDMGAHVIEQDLVPTKDGHLVCRHENDITGTTDVAAHPEFADRKTTKVVDGTSLTGWFTEDFTLAELKTLRAKERIPGTRPHNTLYDGRWAIPSFEEVLRWADRETKRRGKQVWLHVETKHPTYFRKLGLGLEERLAKLLRKYGRHKKNSPVFLQSFEPTSMERMSRLVGTPRVVLLWTPDDRPYDFIEAGDPRTVADLITPEGLAWIASYAQGIGPLLDLIIPKDASGKLTKPTTLVKDAHAAGLILHPYTMRNENTFLPADFRKGTDPNAYGDVFGAFQVYFETGIDGVFTDNPDTGLLAREDFVNG; this is encoded by the coding sequence ATGGGGACGCAGGGGTCGGAAGAGCAGGGGCGGGGCACAAGACGGCGGGCGCTGCTCGGCGCCGCGGTGCTGGGTGCGGGCGGGGCTGCCGTGGGGCTGCCCGGCACGGCCGCGGCCGCCGAACGGCACGGCGGCGGCTACAAGAGCCTGCCGGTGCCGACGATCATCGGGCATCGCGGGGCCAGCGGCTATCGGCCGGAGCACACCCTGGGCGCGTACCAACTGGCCCTGGACATGGGCGCGCACGTCATCGAGCAGGACCTCGTCCCCACCAAGGACGGCCACCTCGTGTGCCGCCACGAGAACGACATCACGGGCACGACCGACGTCGCGGCGCACCCCGAGTTCGCCGACCGCAAGACCACGAAGGTCGTCGACGGTACCTCTCTCACCGGCTGGTTCACCGAGGACTTCACGCTGGCCGAGCTGAAGACGCTACGCGCCAAGGAGCGCATCCCGGGCACGCGCCCGCACAACACGCTCTACGACGGCCGCTGGGCGATCCCCTCCTTCGAAGAGGTACTGCGCTGGGCCGACCGTGAGACGAAGCGCCGGGGCAAGCAGGTCTGGCTGCACGTCGAGACGAAGCACCCCACGTACTTCCGCAAGCTGGGCCTCGGCCTGGAGGAGCGGCTCGCGAAGCTGCTGCGCAAGTACGGCCGCCACAAGAAGAACTCGCCGGTCTTCCTGCAGTCCTTCGAGCCGACCAGCATGGAGCGGATGAGCCGGCTGGTCGGCACGCCCAGGGTGGTGCTGCTGTGGACCCCCGACGACCGGCCGTACGACTTCATCGAGGCGGGCGACCCGCGCACCGTCGCCGACCTGATCACGCCCGAGGGTCTGGCGTGGATCGCCTCGTACGCGCAGGGCATCGGCCCGCTGCTCGACCTGATCATCCCGAAGGACGCGAGCGGCAAGCTCACCAAGCCGACCACCCTCGTCAAGGACGCGCATGCCGCGGGCCTGATCCTGCACCCGTACACGATGCGCAACGAGAACACCTTCCTGCCCGCCGACTTCAGGAAGGGCACCGACCCGAACGCCTACGGCGATGTCTTCGGCGCCTTCCAGGTCTACTTCGAGACCGGCATCGACGGCGTCTTCACCGACAACCCGGACACCGGACTCCTCGCCCGCGAGGACTTCGTCAACGGCTGA
- a CDS encoding sensor histidine kinase translates to MTGHHRRGRLTAPLRLMRARLRLPAFTHTIRFRLTVLYSGLLFVLTALVLGATYIAVERSGEAHPVSNSFPAKKYINGVYMGEFDAVKLKEVEAAVNYSTLDNLRRSSFFVLGGLGVTSLAIGWILSGRVLRPVRAISRTAADIQATDLSQRIRLDGPKDELRDLADTIDSMLDRLDEAFQAQRQLIDDASHELRSPLAIIRANLDAVLTTEESDEAERRAAARSVDRATTRMTRLVEDLLATARRTAPALADADVDLAAAAGEACEEFAPLAAERGLVLHRSLATGLTAIGDHDALRRAMGNLLSNAVRLAPPGTRITVSAGRSEGWLWASVQDEGPGILDDDQARVFDRFWRAKSNGGTRDRHAGLGLAIVRQIVESHGGQVRLFSRMGEGSTFVLWFPAPGAEQVDGGPPEERPT, encoded by the coding sequence ATGACCGGCCACCACCGCCGGGGCCGGCTGACCGCCCCACTCCGGCTCATGCGCGCGAGGCTGCGCCTGCCCGCCTTCACCCACACCATCCGCTTCCGGCTCACCGTCCTCTACTCCGGCCTGCTGTTCGTCCTCACCGCACTCGTCCTCGGCGCGACCTACATCGCGGTCGAGCGGAGCGGCGAGGCGCACCCCGTCAGCAATTCGTTCCCGGCGAAGAAGTACATCAACGGCGTCTACATGGGCGAGTTCGACGCCGTGAAGCTCAAGGAGGTCGAGGCCGCCGTCAACTACTCCACCCTGGACAACCTCCGCCGCTCCTCCTTCTTCGTCCTCGGCGGCCTCGGCGTCACCAGCCTCGCCATCGGCTGGATCCTCTCCGGCCGCGTGCTGCGTCCCGTACGGGCCATCTCCCGTACGGCAGCCGACATCCAGGCCACCGATCTCTCGCAGCGCATCCGGCTCGACGGGCCGAAGGACGAACTGCGCGACCTCGCCGACACCATCGACTCCATGCTCGACCGGCTCGACGAGGCCTTCCAGGCCCAACGCCAGCTCATCGACGACGCCTCGCACGAACTGCGCAGCCCGCTCGCCATCATCCGCGCCAACCTGGACGCGGTGCTGACCACCGAGGAGTCCGACGAGGCCGAACGCAGGGCCGCCGCCCGCAGCGTCGACCGTGCGACGACCCGTATGACCCGCCTGGTCGAGGACCTGCTGGCCACGGCCCGCCGCACCGCACCTGCACTCGCCGACGCCGACGTGGACCTGGCCGCGGCGGCCGGCGAGGCCTGCGAGGAGTTCGCACCGCTCGCCGCCGAGCGCGGCCTCGTCCTGCACCGCAGCCTCGCCACGGGCTTGACAGCCATCGGCGACCACGACGCGCTACGCCGAGCCATGGGCAACCTGCTCTCCAACGCCGTACGACTGGCTCCGCCCGGCACCCGCATCACGGTCTCGGCGGGCCGCTCGGAAGGCTGGCTCTGGGCATCCGTACAGGACGAGGGCCCCGGCATCCTGGACGACGACCAGGCCCGAGTCTTCGACCGCTTCTGGCGAGCAAAAAGCAACGGCGGCACCCGAGACCGCCACGCGGGCCTGGGCCTGGCCATCGTCCGCCAGATCGTGGAATCCCACGGCGGCCAAGTCCGCCTCTTCTCCCGAATGGGAGAGGGCTCAACCTTTGTCCTCTGGTTCCCAGCCCCGGGCGCCGAGCAGGTGGATGGCGGACCACCGGAAGAACGGCCCACGTGA
- a CDS encoding GNAT family N-acetyltransferase produces MGMSVTISGATEQDAEQILKLQFLCYQREAELYGDYSIEPLTQTLASLKAELASGTVLVARLGDEVVASVRGSVDADGTARIDKLIVHPRMQRHGLGGRLLDAIEARLSEGGVVKSFHLFTGHRSEHNLQLYRRHGYEAVARRRVHERLTLVTLAKPVAAGAFVASA; encoded by the coding sequence ATGGGCATGAGCGTGACCATCTCGGGGGCGACCGAGCAGGACGCCGAACAGATCCTCAAACTGCAGTTCCTCTGCTACCAGCGCGAGGCCGAGCTGTACGGCGACTACAGCATCGAGCCGCTCACCCAGACCCTCGCCTCCCTCAAGGCGGAGCTGGCGAGCGGCACGGTCCTGGTGGCCCGGCTCGGCGACGAGGTGGTGGCCTCGGTGCGCGGCTCCGTCGACGCGGACGGGACGGCGCGCATCGACAAGCTGATCGTTCACCCGCGTATGCAGCGGCACGGCCTGGGCGGACGGCTGCTCGACGCCATCGAGGCGAGGCTCTCCGAGGGTGGCGTGGTCAAGAGCTTCCACCTGTTCACCGGGCACCGCAGCGAGCACAACCTCCAGCTGTACCGGCGGCACGGCTACGAGGCCGTGGCCAGGCGCCGCGTCCACGAGCGCCTCACGCTGGTGACGCTGGCCAAGCCGGTGGCGGCAGGCGCGTTCGTAGCGAGCGCCTAA
- the cobT gene encoding nicotinate-nucleotide--dimethylbenzimidazole phosphoribosyltransferase: protein MTDTGQVPGEGLPESAGMVEQPGAQAPGAYSYLSETPSEDHEDLLLLPGAQGAWGNEVPPPPPAPVPEVVHEPGPHEMSGRDSGSVDLGGVRLPEPEPASESASEPAPEPATEPAAERESAPEPVAAPAPTPAPQPPVARRPLHLGPPTPDSAGSPVRSLADRGPAGAPAGPMSVRQPGPAAEAPEHRDVPRDEFALQGAVPWGAQAHAGPEVGAAETVVRGGAEGDAAGQGSEGVGGGEVPQVGQESGSGEDAAPQVVEEVRGDGAVGLDGADGFETAHGSEAAYGPEGMQGPEDMQVSADVPVTESVSAESEIDGPVEVADAAGEFEALAEQSAEAGQFPQAPAPEATHASDEAAQATEPAQYEGAAQHEDPAHLEAPAQAPHTPEHPDATHFQPAPAVSHFPQAPETQLPAHANETQLPDHAEQFAETEPQAPVGGAEEAAQPVATEEAAQLADPAEAPAESDAPAPDPADPQHVTPADAAVPAHGMEQAQPEQPVGQFVPVDGTIPTTPHLAPTPPHGMSVPPLPEAEQPAEAAPAAGEEPTPVASETAEPTAPEATPVRELTVEATEVAEGAEAPEQQQPVAAQQPEDLDTLASADQANEAEQSDEAEQSEPEEGPAPVADVANAADVREPTTPAAPGYNDAEREAVLRVMRERRDIRNGFRSDPIPHDVLLRVLEAAHTAPSVGHSQPWDFVVIRSAETRRTMHELAQRQRDAYAKSLPKGRAKQFKELKIEAILDTPVNIVVTADPTRGGRHTLGRHTQPQMAPYSSALAVENLWLAARAEGLGVGWVSFFDEREMVRTLGLPEHLEVVAYLCVGYVDEFPAEPELLQAGWSKRRPLSWVVHEETYGRRALPGAEPHDLLAETVSNIRPLDAKALGEAWERQKRMTKPAGALGMLEIISAQLSGLSRMCPPPIPEPAAVAIFAGDHGVHAQGVTPWPQEVTGQMVANILGGGAVVNAFAGQVGTEVCVVDVGVASDLPATPGLLPRKVRAGTADMTTGPALTREEVKRAIEVGIDTARDLVAAGNKALVTGEMGIANTTASAALIAVFTDADPSEVTGRGTGINDETLARKTEVVRRAIQLHQPDPADPIGVLAAFGGLEHAAMVGLLLGGASLRTPVILDGVSAGAAALVARAIAPEVLAACIAGHRSAEPGHVAALNKLGLRPLVDLDLRLGEGTGALLALPMVQSAARAMHEVATFDSAGVTEK from the coding sequence ATGACCGACACCGGCCAGGTTCCGGGCGAGGGATTGCCGGAGAGCGCAGGCATGGTGGAGCAGCCGGGCGCCCAGGCGCCGGGTGCGTACTCCTACCTCTCCGAGACCCCCTCCGAGGACCACGAGGACCTGTTGCTGCTGCCGGGCGCCCAGGGCGCCTGGGGCAACGAGGTCCCTCCGCCGCCCCCGGCTCCCGTCCCCGAGGTGGTGCACGAGCCCGGGCCGCACGAGATGTCGGGCCGGGACAGCGGATCGGTCGACCTGGGAGGGGTCCGGCTGCCGGAGCCCGAGCCCGCCAGTGAGTCGGCTTCCGAGCCCGCGCCCGAGCCTGCCACTGAGCCTGCTGCCGAGCGCGAGTCCGCGCCCGAGCCTGTTGCCGCGCCTGCGCCCACGCCTGCGCCGCAGCCGCCCGTGGCACGGCGACCGCTGCACCTCGGTCCGCCGACGCCGGACAGTGCCGGGAGCCCGGTGCGTTCGCTGGCCGACCGCGGTCCGGCCGGTGCTCCGGCCGGCCCCATGTCCGTACGGCAGCCAGGGCCGGCCGCGGAAGCCCCCGAGCACCGTGACGTGCCGCGCGACGAGTTCGCCTTGCAGGGGGCGGTGCCTTGGGGAGCCCAGGCACACGCCGGCCCTGAGGTGGGCGCTGCAGAAACGGTCGTCCGGGGTGGTGCGGAGGGCGACGCGGCGGGGCAGGGCTCCGAGGGCGTGGGGGGCGGTGAGGTTCCTCAGGTCGGGCAGGAGTCCGGGTCCGGGGAGGATGCGGCTCCGCAGGTGGTTGAGGAGGTGCGTGGTGACGGGGCTGTTGGTCTCGATGGCGCCGACGGTTTCGAGACTGCCCATGGTTCCGAAGCCGCCTACGGTCCCGAGGGCATGCAGGGTCCCGAGGACATGCAGGTTTCCGCCGACGTGCCGGTGACGGAGTCCGTGTCGGCTGAGTCCGAGATCGACGGTCCGGTTGAAGTGGCGGACGCCGCAGGGGAGTTCGAGGCTTTGGCTGAACAGAGCGCGGAGGCCGGGCAGTTCCCGCAGGCGCCCGCTCCGGAGGCGACCCACGCCTCGGATGAGGCGGCCCAGGCGACGGAACCCGCACAGTACGAGGGCGCCGCTCAGCACGAGGACCCTGCGCACCTTGAGGCTCCCGCGCAGGCACCGCACACGCCCGAACACCCCGACGCCACGCACTTCCAGCCCGCACCGGCGGTCTCGCACTTCCCGCAGGCGCCCGAGACCCAACTGCCCGCGCACGCCAATGAAACGCAACTCCCGGATCACGCCGAGCAGTTCGCGGAAACCGAGCCGCAGGCCCCGGTCGGCGGCGCGGAAGAGGCGGCACAGCCCGTGGCCACCGAGGAAGCCGCGCAGCTCGCGGACCCCGCGGAGGCCCCGGCCGAGTCCGACGCCCCGGCACCGGACCCCGCCGATCCGCAGCACGTCACGCCCGCCGACGCAGCCGTACCCGCGCACGGCATGGAGCAAGCCCAACCCGAGCAGCCCGTCGGCCAGTTCGTCCCCGTTGACGGCACCATCCCGACGACGCCCCACCTTGCCCCGACACCCCCGCACGGCATGAGCGTTCCGCCGCTCCCGGAGGCGGAACAGCCCGCGGAGGCAGCACCGGCCGCGGGGGAGGAGCCCACACCCGTCGCTTCGGAAACCGCCGAACCTACGGCTCCCGAGGCAACTCCCGTACGCGAGCTCACAGTTGAGGCCACCGAGGTCGCTGAGGGCGCCGAGGCCCCGGAACAGCAGCAGCCCGTAGCAGCCCAACAGCCGGAGGACCTGGACACCCTGGCCTCCGCCGACCAGGCCAACGAGGCAGAGCAATCCGATGAGGCTGAGCAGAGCGAGCCGGAGGAGGGCCCGGCCCCAGTAGCCGACGTAGCGAACGCAGCGGACGTACGCGAGCCCACCACCCCCGCCGCCCCCGGCTACAACGACGCCGAGCGCGAGGCCGTCCTCCGCGTCATGCGCGAGCGCCGCGACATCCGCAACGGTTTCCGCAGCGACCCCATCCCGCACGACGTCCTGCTCCGCGTCCTGGAGGCGGCCCACACGGCGCCCTCCGTCGGCCACTCGCAGCCCTGGGACTTCGTCGTCATCCGCTCGGCCGAGACGCGCCGCACGATGCACGAACTGGCCCAGCGTCAGCGCGACGCGTACGCGAAATCGCTGCCCAAGGGCCGGGCGAAGCAGTTCAAGGAACTGAAGATCGAGGCGATCCTCGACACCCCGGTGAACATCGTCGTCACCGCCGACCCGACTCGCGGCGGCCGGCACACGCTGGGCCGCCACACCCAGCCGCAGATGGCCCCGTATTCCTCCGCGCTCGCGGTCGAGAACCTGTGGCTGGCCGCCCGCGCCGAGGGCCTCGGCGTCGGCTGGGTCAGCTTCTTCGACGAGCGTGAGATGGTCCGCACTCTCGGCCTGCCCGAGCACCTGGAGGTCGTGGCGTACCTCTGTGTCGGATACGTTGACGAGTTCCCGGCGGAGCCCGAGCTGCTGCAGGCCGGCTGGTCCAAGCGCCGCCCGCTGTCCTGGGTCGTCCACGAGGAGACGTACGGCCGCCGTGCGCTGCCCGGAGCGGAGCCGCACGACCTGCTCGCCGAGACCGTCTCCAACATCCGCCCGCTGGACGCCAAGGCACTCGGCGAGGCCTGGGAGCGCCAGAAGCGCATGACGAAGCCCGCGGGCGCCCTCGGCATGCTGGAGATCATCTCCGCCCAGCTGAGCGGCCTGTCCCGGATGTGCCCGCCCCCGATCCCGGAACCGGCCGCCGTCGCGATCTTCGCGGGCGACCACGGCGTGCACGCCCAGGGCGTCACCCCGTGGCCGCAGGAGGTCACCGGCCAGATGGTGGCCAACATCCTGGGCGGGGGAGCGGTCGTCAACGCCTTCGCCGGCCAGGTCGGCACCGAGGTCTGCGTCGTCGACGTGGGCGTCGCCTCCGATCTGCCCGCGACGCCGGGCCTGCTGCCCCGCAAGGTCCGGGCCGGTACGGCCGACATGACGACCGGACCGGCGCTGACCCGCGAAGAGGTCAAGCGGGCGATCGAGGTGGGCATCGACACGGCCCGCGATCTGGTGGCCGCGGGCAACAAGGCCCTGGTCACCGGCGAGATGGGCATCGCGAACACCACCGCGTCCGCCGCCCTGATCGCGGTCTTCACGGACGCCGACCCCTCCGAGGTCACGGGCCGCGGCACCGGCATCAACGACGAGACGCTGGCCCGCAAGACCGAGGTCGTACGCCGTGCCATCCAACTCCACCAGCCGGACCCCGCCGACCCCATCGGCGTCCTCGCCGCGTTCGGCGGCCTCGAACACGCCGCGATGGTCGGCCTGTTGCTGGGCGGCGCATCCCTGCGTACGCCGGTGATCCTGGACGGCGTAAGCGCCGGCGCCGCCGCCCTGGTAGCCCGAGCCATCGCCCCTGAAGTCCTGGCAGCCTGCATCGCAGGCCACCGAAGCGCCGAACCAGGCCACGTAGCGGCCCTCAACAAACTGGGCCTACGCCCCCTGGTAGACCTCGACCTCCGCCTGGGCGAAGGCACAGGAGCCCTACTGGCCCTCCCCATGGTCCAAAGCGCAGCAAGAGCAATGCACGAGGTAGCAACGTTCGACTCAGCAGGGGTAACCGAGAAGTAG
- the cbiE gene encoding precorrin-6y C5,15-methyltransferase (decarboxylating) subunit CbiE — MADRVTVIGWDGSPLTDAARSALGAATLVAGAAHHLLLPEVPPAAERIRLGSVALAARRIAGHRGTAVVLADGDPGFFGVVRTLRAPEFGLEVEVVPAVSSVAAAFARAGMPWDDAQVVVAHRRTLRRAVNVCRAHTKVAVLTSPGAGPAELGLLLEGVHRTFVICEELGTDREQVTMLTSDKAADHTWRDPNVVIVLGGPVASTERGGWIAGRDPGAGPRGWALPAEAYGGAVGEGENEPLRAAQLAHLGPRVGDLVWDIGSGSGAFATEAARCGAGVIAVDRDRDACARTMDAARRFGVPLQIVHGTAPHILENLPEPDVVRIGGGGAAVVSAVADRRPQRIVTHAATRDAAELIGRDLTEHGYQVECALLQSVELDTRAWTEKERSVAFLLTGKQVRRDGGTPRR; from the coding sequence ATGGCCGACCGGGTCACGGTGATCGGCTGGGACGGCTCGCCCCTGACCGACGCGGCGCGCTCCGCACTCGGTGCCGCCACCCTCGTGGCCGGCGCGGCCCATCATCTGTTGCTGCCCGAGGTGCCACCGGCCGCCGAACGCATCCGGCTCGGCAGCGTCGCCCTCGCCGCCCGCCGCATCGCCGGTCACCGCGGCACCGCCGTGGTCCTCGCCGACGGCGACCCGGGCTTCTTCGGAGTCGTACGCACCCTACGTGCCCCCGAGTTCGGCCTCGAAGTCGAAGTGGTGCCCGCCGTCTCCTCGGTCGCCGCCGCCTTCGCCCGCGCCGGAATGCCCTGGGACGACGCCCAGGTGGTCGTCGCCCACCGCCGCACCCTGCGCCGCGCGGTGAACGTGTGCCGCGCCCACACCAAGGTCGCCGTCCTCACCTCGCCAGGCGCCGGACCGGCCGAACTCGGACTGCTCCTCGAGGGAGTTCACCGCACCTTCGTCATCTGCGAGGAACTCGGCACCGACCGCGAACAGGTCACGATGCTCACCTCCGACAAGGCCGCCGACCACACCTGGCGCGACCCGAACGTCGTCATCGTCCTGGGCGGGCCCGTCGCTTCGACCGAGCGCGGCGGCTGGATCGCCGGACGCGACCCGGGCGCGGGCCCGCGCGGCTGGGCGCTGCCGGCCGAGGCGTACGGCGGCGCGGTCGGCGAGGGCGAGAACGAGCCGTTGCGTGCCGCTCAACTCGCCCATCTGGGACCGCGGGTGGGCGACCTCGTCTGGGACATCGGTTCCGGCAGCGGCGCCTTCGCCACCGAGGCCGCGCGCTGCGGCGCCGGGGTCATCGCCGTGGACCGTGACCGGGACGCCTGCGCCCGCACCATGGACGCCGCCCGCCGCTTCGGCGTACCGCTCCAGATCGTGCACGGCACCGCGCCGCACATCCTGGAGAACCTGCCCGAACCCGATGTCGTACGCATCGGGGGCGGGGGTGCCGCGGTGGTCTCCGCCGTCGCCGACCGGCGCCCCCAGCGGATCGTCACGCACGCCGCGACCCGCGACGCGGCCGAACTCATCGGCAGGGACCTGACGGAGCACGGCTACCAGGTCGAGTGTGCGCTGCTGCAGTCCGTCGAACTGGACACGCGGGCCTGGACGGAGAAGGAGCGGAGCGTCGCTTTTCTGCTTACAGGCAAGCAGGTGCGGCGCGATGGGGGCACCCCCAGGCGTTAA